The sequence below is a genomic window from Thiohalospira halophila DSM 15071.
TGAGGTGGACCTGGCGTGCCTTCTCGTCCACGAAGTAGTCGCCGGTGGCTTCTTCGTCCCCTTCCATCTCGTCCGGATCCACCTCCTGGGGCTCCAGGTAGGGGATCAGGGCGTCGATGCGCTGGTAGAGACCGGGATCGCCCTCCGCCGGGCCGGAGATGATGAGGGGGGTGCGCGCCTCGTCGATGAGGATGGAGTCCACCTCGTCGACGATGGCGTAGTGGAGCCCGCGCTGGACCCGCTCCTCCCGGGAGAAGGCCATGTTGTCGCGCAGGTAGTCGAAGCCGAACTCGTTGTTGGTGCCGTAGGTGATATCCGCGGCGTAGGCGTCGCGCTTGTCCTGGGGGCTCTGACCCGAGTGGATGCTCCCCACGGCCATTCCCAGAAATTCGTAGACCGGCCGCATCCAGTCGGCGTCGCGAGAGGCGAGGTAATCGTTGACGGTAACGATGTGGACGCCCTCGCCCTTCAGGGCGTTGAGGTAGGCCGGCAGGGTCGCGACGAGGGTCTTGCCCTCGCCGGTCCGCATCTCGGCGATGCGGCCACTGTCCAGCACCATGCCGCCGATGAGCTGGACATCGAAGTGGCGCTGACCCAACGTCCGGCGCGCCGCCTCGCGGACGGCCGCGAAGGCCTCCGCTCGCAGCTCCTCGGTCCCGGCCCCGTCGGCCATGCGCCGCCGGAATTCATCGGTCTTCGCCGCCAGCGCGGCATCATCCAGGGCCTGGTATTCCGACTCCAGCTCGTTGATCCGCTCCACCTCGCGCCGCAGGCGCTTGATGAACCGATCGTTTCGACTGCCGAGTACCCGATTGACGAGTGAAGCGAACATGTAACCGTCGCATCTGCCGCAAGAAGACTTGACCATCTTACCCTATGGCAGGGTTGTGCGGCAGGGGTGCAGAGGGGCGCGGAAGCGCCCCGGGAGGATTCAGCGGTTGGCCCGCCGGATGTAGCTGGCCGGATCGACGGTGTCCCCGTCCTCCCAGACCTCGAAGTGGACGTGGGGGCCGGTGGAGCGTCCGGTGGATCCCATGAGGGCGATGGCCTCGCCCTGCTCCACCGTATCGCCCACCTCGACCAGGATCTCGGCATTGTGGCCGTAGCGGGTGATTACCCCGTTTCCGTGGTTGATCTCCACCAGATTGCCGTAGCCCCAGCGGCTGCCGGCCCAGGTAACCACACCGGAGGCGGTGGCGATGACATCGCTCCCCTCGCGCCCGGCGAAATCCATGCCCTTGTGGAATTCCCGGTTGCCGTTGAAGGGATCGGTGCGCATGCCGTAGTGGGAGGAGCGCCACCCCTTGCGGATGGGCCGGCCGGCGGGGAGGACCTCGTCCTGGAGATTGCGGTTCATCATCATCCCCTCCAGCACGGAGAGCTGGCGGGAGCGGCTATCCAGTTGCTGCGACAGGTCCCCCAGGGCCTTCATGAAGTCGGGCTTCGCCACCGGCCGGGCCTCCTCCGACGACTCGGGGCCGCCCTGGCCGGGGACCTTGCCGAACTGGAACTCACCGCCATCCAGGTCGGCCATCTGGGTGAGTCGCTCGCCCAGCGCGTTGAGCCGGATCATCTGGGCCTGCATCTCGCCCAGCTTCATCGCCAGGGCATCCAAGTTATTCCGGGCCTCCTGGCGGGCCTCCTCCACTCGGGCCTCCTGCTCGGCCAGCCGCTCCTGGTACTGCTGCTCCAGCTCCGACGGATTCATGGAGACGTAGCGCTCCCCGGCGACGAACCCAAGCACCACGGCGGTTACCGGCAGGAGGAAGAGGGACGCGAACAGGGCGACGGCCGCCCCCCGATGGTGGAGGGTCAGGTGGCGGCCTCCGTTGAGCCTGGGGGAGTGGATGATGATATTCATGGCCGGAATCCCTTGATTGGCGGTTCTCGGTTAGTATCGTGCTGGTGATCGGGCCATGCCACCAGGACACGTTTCACAAAATGCGACAACCGAAGCCGCTTGATGACCTGTTCCCCGGCGACGGGGTTACCGACCGCGCCCGGCGCCTGGCCCACGCCGATGGCATCCTCCGGGCCGCGCTACCGGAGGCGGCGGCGCCACACGTCCGCCTGGCCAACCTCCGCGGGGGTTGCGCCATCCTCCACGCGGACTCCGCCGCCTGGGCCGAACGGCTGCGCTACCTCCGTGCCACCATCCTCGATGCCCTCGGCGAGGGCGTCTCGGACCTGCAGATCCGGGTCGTCACGCCCGAGAGCGAGCCGTCGCCCCGTAGCACCCCGCGCCGGCCACCCCCCGAATTCGCGGGCCGGACCCTGAAACAGCTTGCCGACCACTGCGAGCCCGGACTGGCCTCCGCCCTGCGCCGTCTCGCGCGCCACGCCCGGACGGAATGAGACCGGTCTTCAGGCCCTCCTAGGCCGGCGCGCCCTCGGCATCGGCGGCCGGATGGGCATAGGCGATGGGCGCGGTGCCCTTCTCGAAGGTCACCTCCTCCCACGCCTCGGGGTCCGCGATCAGCGCACGGAGCAGGCGGTTGTTCAGGGCGTGACCGGACTTGAAGCCCTCGTAGGCGCCGATGAGGCTGTGGCCCAGAAGGTAGAGATCACCGATGGCGTCGAGGACCTTGTGCTTCACGAACTCGTCCTGGTAGCGCAGGCCGTCCTCGTTGAGGATGCGGTAGTCGTCCAGGACGATGGCGTTGTCGAGGCTGCCGCCGAGGGCGAGATTGTTCGCCTGCAGGTGCTCGATATCGTTCATGAAGCCGAAGGTCCGCGCCCGGGAAACCTCCTTGACGAAGGAGGTGGTGGAGAAGTCCACCTCCGCATTCTGGCCGCAGTCCTGAATGGCGGGGTGCTCGAAATCGATGCGAAAGCCCACCTTGAAGCCGTCGAAGGGCTCGAAGCGGGCCCACTTGCCGTCCTCTTCCACCGCCACCGGCTTGCGGATGCGCACGAAGCGCTTGGCCGCCGACTGCTCCTCGATGCCGGCCGACTGGATGAGGAAGACGAAGGGCCCGGCACTGCCATCCATGATCGGCACCTCGGCGGCGCTGACGTCGATGATGGCGTTGTCGATCCCCAGCCCGGCCAGGGCCGAGAGGAGGTGCTCGACGGTGGAGATGCGCACCCCGTCCTTGACCAGCGCCGTGGAGAGCGTGGTATCCCCCACGTTCTCTGCCCGCGCCGGGATGGTCACCGGCTCGTCCAGATCCACGCGCCGGAACAGGATCCCGGAATTGACCGGCGCCGGGCGCAGGGTCAGGTAGATCTTCTCACCGGTGTGGAGACCGACACCGGTGGCCTTGATCGCTTGTCTCAGGGTGCGCTGCTTGATCATCGAGCCGGTTTTCACCTCGTCTGGCGTCTGGAGATCCCTGTTCGGGAACGATTGACCAATCGTACCACAGTCTCAATCCCATTGACCACGTGATGTCAATCCGCCTGGCGCCGCAGGAAGGCCGGGATATCCAGGTAGTTGTACTCGTCGTCGCCCTGGTTGCCCTGCCCGGTGGTGCCGTCCCCGGCGGCCTTGTTGCGGATCACCGTGGGGCGGTCGAGCTCGTGGTAATCCATGTCGCCGGAGGCCTTGCGCTTGGGCATCTCCACGGTCTTCTCCGGCTCCGGAGACCGCCCGATGCCGGTGGCCACCACGGTGACGCGCATCTCGTTCTCCATGTCCATGTCGATGGCCGTACCCACGACCACATTGGCATTGGCGTCGGCGAACTCGCGGACCGTGTCACCCACCTCGCCGAACTCGCCGATACTCATGTCCGGGCCAGCGGTGACGTTGACCAGAACGCCGCGGGCGCCGGCCAGGTCCACATCCTCCAGCAGCGGGCTGGAGACGGCCGACTCGGCCGCGGTACGCGCCCGGCCCTCGCCGGTCCCGCTGCCGCTGCCCATCATGGCCATGCCCATCTCCGACATCACCGCGCGCACGTCGGCGAAGTCGACGTTGATGAGCCCGGGCCGGGTGATGAGTTCGGCGATACCCTGCACCGCC
It includes:
- a CDS encoding M23 family metallopeptidase, which codes for MNIIIHSPRLNGGRHLTLHHRGAAVALFASLFLLPVTAVVLGFVAGERYVSMNPSELEQQYQERLAEQEARVEEARQEARNNLDALAMKLGEMQAQMIRLNALGERLTQMADLDGGEFQFGKVPGQGGPESSEEARPVAKPDFMKALGDLSQQLDSRSRQLSVLEGMMMNRNLQDEVLPAGRPIRKGWRSSHYGMRTDPFNGNREFHKGMDFAGREGSDVIATASGVVTWAGSRWGYGNLVEINHGNGVITRYGHNAEILVEVGDTVEQGEAIALMGSTGRSTGPHVHFEVWEDGDTVDPASYIRRANR
- a CDS encoding DUF721 domain-containing protein, translated to MRQPKPLDDLFPGDGVTDRARRLAHADGILRAALPEAAAPHVRLANLRGGCAILHADSAAWAERLRYLRATILDALGEGVSDLQIRVVTPESEPSPRSTPRRPPPEFAGRTLKQLADHCEPGLASALRRLARHARTE
- the lpxC gene encoding UDP-3-O-acyl-N-acetylglucosamine deacetylase is translated as MIKQRTLRQAIKATGVGLHTGEKIYLTLRPAPVNSGILFRRVDLDEPVTIPARAENVGDTTLSTALVKDGVRISTVEHLLSALAGLGIDNAIIDVSAAEVPIMDGSAGPFVFLIQSAGIEEQSAAKRFVRIRKPVAVEEDGKWARFEPFDGFKVGFRIDFEHPAIQDCGQNAEVDFSTTSFVKEVSRARTFGFMNDIEHLQANNLALGGSLDNAIVLDDYRILNEDGLRYQDEFVKHKVLDAIGDLYLLGHSLIGAYEGFKSGHALNNRLLRALIADPEAWEEVTFEKGTAPIAYAHPAADAEGAPA
- the ftsZ gene encoding cell division protein FtsZ yields the protein MFELMDSYTPNAVIKVLGVGGGGGNAVEHMVEQNLDGVDFICANTDAQALKKSSARSVLQLGNGVTKGLGAGADPEIGRQAALEDKDRIVESIEGADMLFVTAGMGGGTGTGGAPVVAQIAREMGILTVAVVTRPFPFEGGKRTSVADEGIQQLGEYVDSLITIPNEKLISVMGKNTSLLDAFKAANNVLYGAVQGIAELITRPGLINVDFADVRAVMSEMGMAMMGSGSGTGEGRARTAAESAVSSPLLEDVDLAGARGVLVNVTAGPDMSIGEFGEVGDTVREFADANANVVVGTAIDMDMENEMRVTVVATGIGRSPEPEKTVEMPKRKASGDMDYHELDRPTVIRNKAAGDGTTGQGNQGDDEYNYLDIPAFLRRQAD